CGAAGATACGTATAGCCCACCGCTCTTGGTAAAGTCGGATACGCTGGAACTGGATTCTGAGAAAGGGGTGTTTCGATATAATGGAAATGTCGAGGTTCGTCGAGGCGAATTGCTAATTACGGCTGACGCAATGATTGGACACCTAGATGAGAAGAGTGAGATCGATAGCATCGAATGCGACAAAAATGTAGTTATAACTCAGGGCGATTCGCTGAGAGCTACAGCTGATCATGCTTTATATAACGTAAAGACTTCAATAATAGAGTTGACGGAGGGGCCAGAATTTGTCCACCATGGCAATGCGCTTACCGCGGATAAAGTTATAGTCTATCTCGATGAGGACCGCAGCGAAGCAGAGGGAGATGTTAGGGTAAAAATCATTAAGCCCGAAGATGCAGCTACGCCAGGGGATGGAAACATTAGTTCCCTTATTAAGAAAGGGACAGCTGGAGAAGAGTGATTTTTTATGCCATTTACAAAAAGTAAGTTAAAAATTTTACTTTTTGGAAACGGTATAGGAGGCCTAGTGTTGTTTTACCGTTTGGTTGGGAGTGGACATGTCTAAAAGGCTTATTTGCCAAGGGCTAGTAAAGAGTTTTAGGGCTAGGCGCGTGGTGGATGGCGTCGATTTAGAGATAGAGCCTGGGGAAATCGTTGGGTTGCTTGGCCCAAATGGCGCAGGAAAGACCACTACGTTTTACATGCTTGTTGGGCTCATTCGTCCCGATGCGGGAAGGGTTATGGTTGGCGAGAGCGACGTTACTTTTGAACCCATGTATCGCCGCGCTCGTTTGGGCCTGGGATACTTGCCTCAAGAGCCGTCTGTATTTCGGAAGCTGACAGTGGAGGAGAACATTTTAGGTGTTTTAGAGGTGTTGCCGGAATACAAGGGCGACAAGAAGCAACGCATGTTGCGCCTGCAGTCTCTGATTGGCGAACTTGACCTAGCAAAAGTGGCAGAGACAAGGGCCTATGCCTTATCGGGTGGAGAGCGCCGCAGAGTAGAAATTGCAAGAGCCTTAGCTTGTTCCCCTTTATATATGCTTCTCGATGAGCCATTTGCGGGGATAGACCCAATTGTCGTCGCCGATTTACAAGAAATTGTTAGGACGCTGCAAAAGAAAGGCATAGGCGTAATCATTACTGATCACAACGTCCGAGAGACGCTAGGGATTTGCGACCGCGCATATATTTTAAGCGAGGGACGCATCATTGAATCTGGCGACCCCGAAGCAATTGCTAACTCTGAATTAGCTAGGAGGTACTACCTCGGGGAACATTTTAGCATGTAACTATTGTCACGGTGGCCCTATTTCTTAACGACTTGCCCTTATTATTCACACTTTGTTTCGAGCCACATTGTGCCTCTCAGGCATCATAAGAAGTAGAAAGTGGCATTTTTTTTGCAAATAAAATAAGTAGTAGTATTAGATGTTTAGCAACTATGTTAGCAAAAAAATGCAATTTGCATATGAAAACAGTAGATATTAACAGACTTATCACCTTATAATGTATTAGAAAAGTGTTGCAGTATTAACGGTTTAGCAGTGTTGGTTCTATGGCGTTAGAAATCAAACTTAGTCAGAAGCTTACTCATTCGCTGGTAATGACTCAACAGTTGCAGCAGGCTATTAAGCTATTGCAATTGGGGCGTCTTGAGTATCTGGAGGTCATTGAGAAAGAACTCCTGGAAAATCCGGCCCTCGAAGATGCGCGCGAAAATAACGAAAAAGAGGAGACTCTAGCGGGCAACGAAGGCGAGCAGATGAATGGAGCTTTAGGTGACTTAGATGATGCTCCCTATAAGAGTTATGAAGGTGAGAGACAGCTTTCTGAGCGAGATGCTGTTTTAGAGGTAGATAGAACGAGTGCGGAGCCAATAAGCGACAGTGGAGAATGGCTGGATTATGCTGACAGTACATGGGGCGATTTTTCAAACAGCGCGTCTTCGAGACATGCGGATGAGAGCCCAGGGTATTCAGTTGAAGCTACTGCTTCCAAACCAGAAGGGCTAACTAGTCATGTTCTTTGGCAGCTTAGGACTACGGAGCTGGTCGCAGCGGATTGGGGTGTAGCCTTACAAATCGTAGGGAATTTGGATCGCGATGGGTATTTGCAATGTTCGAGTGAGGAGCTAGCTATAATTTGTGGCCGTAGCGTGGAGGATGTGGAACGCGTGCTTCGCGAAGTTCAGTTGCTAGATCCACCTGGAGTGGCAGCTAGAGATCTTAGGGAGTGTTTGTTGATTCAACTTTCCCAGCAGGGTGCCGAAGGGTCGCTTGCTTGGAAGATTGTTTTAGAACATTTGGACAAAGTCGAAACTCGGCAATTTGATAAAATTGCTAGGCAAGAGGGCATTAAAATTGAGGATGTAGTGGCTGCCCTAAACGTAATACAGAAGCTAGAGCCTCGTCCCGGTAGGCCGTTTGTAGATGAAGCGCCAATTTACATTACGCCCGATATATACGTTAAGAAAGTTGATAACGAATATGTAATTTCCTTGAATGACACTGGCATGCCTAAGCTGCGGGTAAGCCCAAGATACTGGGATCTCCTAAATAATCCTGAGTCGTGTAACTCTACTAACAGGGAATATCTAAACGATCGCTTGAAATCTGCCATGTGGTTCATTAAGAGCATACATCAGAGGCAGCAGACTATTTATCGCATAACAGAAAGCATCATGAAATTCCAGCGGCGCTTTCTCGACGACGGGGTTGGCTTCTTGAGGCCGCTAGTTTTAAGGGAAGTGGCCGAAGATGTGGGAATGCATGAATCTACAGTAAGTCGCGTTACTACTAATAAATACGTGCATACGCCTCAGGGTGTTTTTGAACTGAAGTTCTTTTTTACCTCTGGCCTAAAAAGCGAACAGGGAGAGGATGTTTCATCGGAATCGGTAAAAGAACGAATTAGGTCATTGATTCTCGCAGAGGATCCTAAAAGGCCACTAAGCGATCAAGCCTTAGTTGATACGCTGAAATCCGAGGGAGTTAATATAGCTCGAAGGACTGTTGCGAAGTACCGTGAAATGATGAATATTTTGTCTTCGTCTCGCCGCAAAAAAGTCTTTTGATGACGCGCTTTGTCTAGCGATCTTAATTTGGCAAGCCATATTTATATGTGATACAAGTCCATATGTAGCAAGCGCTTGGATTAAAGAGCATGTTTTTCTACACGCCGTAAATAGCTAATAACCAAGATAGGAGAGGAGTAAAGCAAAATGCCAAAGCAGGACGTTTCCATAAATGTATCTGTTACTTTTCGCAATTGCGATTCTACTGAGCCACTTAAGGCGTATGCTATTGACAAGGTCCAAAGCTGTTTAAAAAAATACGTCAATGGTCCAACGGACGCTCGGGTAATATTGTCAGTGCAAAAGCGCGACCACAGTGCAGAGGTGATAGTTCATTCTAAGGGATACGATGTCTCGGGCACGGAGACGACTGCAGATTTATACTCATCTATAGATAAAGTCGTGGACAACATAGTGAGTCAACTTAGAAAACAAAAGGAAAAGCTAGTTAGCCATAAATAGTTAGTAATTTGCTTTAGAGCGGCGCATTGCAATGTTTGCGCCGTCAACTCTGCTGGATGGAAACGGTGCGATTATTTATTCTTAGCGGAATTTCCGGAGCTGGAAATTCCACCGCTCTAAACGCATTCGAAGATTTGGGTTATTTTTGCGTAGATAACCTGCCTGCACCTTTAGTGGCTAACTTCGTTGACTTCGTAGAGGCAAAAGCCTCGGCAAGCGCAATTGAGTCATCGCCACTTAGCATTGCAAGTACCCAGCCAGTTAAGCCTGCTAGATTGCGAACTCATTTTGCACTGCTCGTCGACATAAGAGACGAAGAATCGGCGTTTGCTGTATCTGAAGCTGTTAGTCGGCTTAGGAGTTCGCAGTTAGTTGA
Above is a window of Deltaproteobacteria bacterium DNA encoding:
- the lptB gene encoding LPS export ABC transporter ATP-binding protein, which encodes MSKRLICQGLVKSFRARRVVDGVDLEIEPGEIVGLLGPNGAGKTTTFYMLVGLIRPDAGRVMVGESDVTFEPMYRRARLGLGYLPQEPSVFRKLTVEENILGVLEVLPEYKGDKKQRMLRLQSLIGELDLAKVAETRAYALSGGERRRVEIARALACSPLYMLLDEPFAGIDPIVVADLQEIVRTLQKKGIGVIITDHNVRETLGICDRAYILSEGRIIESGDPEAIANSELARRYYLGEHFSM
- the rpoN gene encoding RNA polymerase factor sigma-54, giving the protein MALEIKLSQKLTHSLVMTQQLQQAIKLLQLGRLEYLEVIEKELLENPALEDARENNEKEETLAGNEGEQMNGALGDLDDAPYKSYEGERQLSERDAVLEVDRTSAEPISDSGEWLDYADSTWGDFSNSASSRHADESPGYSVEATASKPEGLTSHVLWQLRTTELVAADWGVALQIVGNLDRDGYLQCSSEELAIICGRSVEDVERVLREVQLLDPPGVAARDLRECLLIQLSQQGAEGSLAWKIVLEHLDKVETRQFDKIARQEGIKIEDVVAALNVIQKLEPRPGRPFVDEAPIYITPDIYVKKVDNEYVISLNDTGMPKLRVSPRYWDLLNNPESCNSTNREYLNDRLKSAMWFIKSIHQRQQTIYRITESIMKFQRRFLDDGVGFLRPLVLREVAEDVGMHESTVSRVTTNKYVHTPQGVFELKFFFTSGLKSEQGEDVSSESVKERIRSLILAEDPKRPLSDQALVDTLKSEGVNIARRTVAKYREMMNILSSSRRKKVF
- the raiA gene encoding ribosome-associated translation inhibitor RaiA, which encodes MPKQDVSINVSVTFRNCDSTEPLKAYAIDKVQSCLKKYVNGPTDARVILSVQKRDHSAEVIVHSKGYDVSGTETTADLYSSIDKVVDNIVSQLRKQKEKLVSHK